The following proteins are co-located in the Halictus rubicundus isolate RS-2024b chromosome 1, iyHalRubi1_principal, whole genome shotgun sequence genome:
- the LOC143358162 gene encoding uncharacterized protein LOC143358162 → MASIEESWKEATESLNSEVCDTWFTKLQEAYSEEKRTYHNLDSLSEKLNCYYEIKDNLKNPQAVLLALFFQNFEYDPKALDGENKNLEHFNTFADEAGIAADAELREEASELLKVATTHSTDAHKIGGAFGGEDAHYFLDLDMAVLGSSLESYAEYREKIRGEYSFLSEPMYTALRLKVLQNFVQIPNIFASKEFREKYEEQARQNIQAEVELLS, encoded by the exons ATGGCATCAATAGAAGAAAGTTGGAAAGAGGCGACTGAATCTTTAAATAGTGAAGTCTGTGATACATGGTTCACAAAATTGCAGGAGGCTTATTCCGAAGAAAAGCGTACCTATCATAATCTAGACTCTCTTAGTGAGAAGTTGAACTGTTACTATGAGATCAAAGATAATTTAAAGAACCCCCAAGCTGTGCTTCTTGCCTTATTCTTTCAAAA CTTCGAATATGATCCCAAAGCTTTAGATGGTGAAAACAAGAATTTGGAGCATTTTAATACATTTGCAGATGAAGCTGGAATTGCTGCT GATGCGGAACTAAGGGAAGAAGCTAGCGAGCTTCTGAAAGTAGCTACAACGCATAGTACAGATGCTCATAAAATCGGAGGTGCCTTTGGTGGTGAAGATGCTCATTACTTTTTAGATTTGGATATGGCTGTGTTGGGTTCTTCCCTAGAAAGCTACGCAGAATACAGGGAGAAGATTCGTGGAGAGTATTCTTTTCTGAGTGAGCCAATGTACACCGCTTTACGTTTGAAG GTGCTGCAGAATTTTGTGCAAATACCAAATATTTTTGCCTCGAAGGAATTTCGCGAAAAATATGAAGAACAAGCCCGCCAAAACATACAAGCTGAGGTTGAATTGTTATCTTag